GTGACATGAAGCTCAAGTGAGGTTATTCAAGAGTTTAAGACACATTTGATCAGTTGTTCTCATATGAAAGATTTGGATAAACTGAAGTACTTTCTTGGATTGGAAGTTGCACGAAACCCTGAGGATATATACTTGTCACAACAGAGAAAATATGCTCTGGATATTATTGCTGATACTGGTTTATTTGGTGGGAAGCCGATAGATTTTCCCATGGAGCCAAACCATCAGTTTGGGAGGTCGACTTCGCCATTACTCGCTGATCCAGAGAGGTATAGATGACTCGTTGGGAGACTGATTTACTTAGCTGCAATAAGACGGATATTGCCTACTCAATTCATATCTTGTCTCAGTTCATGTAGAAGCCAAGAGAAGAACATTGGACAGCTGCATTTAGGATTGTTCGTTACTTGAACGAGTGTCCTGAAATGAAAATTATCTTGAAAGCTCAGTGTAATTTCCATCTTACAGTTTGGTGTGATTCAGATTGGGCTGGATGTCCAATTACTAAGAGATCTTTGAATGGATGGTTGGTGCAATTGGGAAACTCTCATGTCTCATGGAGGTCGAAAAAACATAATGTGATGTTGTATTCATCAGCTGAGGCTGAATATCGATCTATGGTAGTTGCTCTAAAAAAGCTAAAATGGATTAAGAGTTTGATGTTTACGATAGATTTTGAGCATTTTGGAGCGATGGATTTGTGCTGTGACAGCCAATCAGTGATTCATATTGCAGCTAATCTAGTGTTTCATAAGCGTATGAAATATGTGGAGTTAGACTGTCACTTTATTAGAGATGACATACAAGCCGGGATCGTTCGAACGAAGTATGCATCTACAACAGTACAATTGGCTGATATCTTTACCAAGACACTTGATGGTCATCCTTTCCAAGCTCTATTGTCCAAGTTAGACATTTGTGATTTTCATGCTCCAACTTCAGGGGATGAATATTATGAAATATGCAATATATTGTCTTCAATACTAATTGGATTGTTTTGGGGTATATGCGTAATCCACCAAACATCGTGTGTAGGCATTCCTCAACAGAATGGGAGAGTAGAAAGGAAGCATTGGCATATTCTGAACGTGGCTAGGGCACTAAGGTTTCAAGCGCATTTACCAGTTGAATTATGGGGTGAATGTGTTCTCAGTGCTGCCTATCTTATTAATGTttgaaaacccaaaacaatccAATTAATATCTCATTAATGGCTCCATAATAGGATATATGCTATTACTCACCATGACATCCAGAATCGTCTTCGATTGAGAAATCAAAAGAacctagctctgataccaactgatgTATCAGATGATTTTAGAGATAGAACTAGATCTGTCGATTCTAAGAATACCCAAAAACTAGAGTTAATTAATACTCTTCACAGTTCTTAATCAAAATTTCTTTAGGATTTGAAAATACTCTTCTCACTGGTTTACAAAAACCTCTTTAAGAAAAAttcttttattaatcaaatcataatcTGAATACAAACTTAAGCCTAGACgactatatataagaaaaccgCAAAACCCTAACCTAACCCTGATACCAACTGATGGACATAAATGGTGTAGCGGAAATCGTAACCGTAACCAACTTGAGACTGGACCAGTGAAGAGAACCAAAACACCTTCCTTTTTCTCAAAACACCTTCTTTTCTCTAGGCTCAACGAAGAACACCAAAAAGTTGTATCGTCGATACCGTCAATGACTCCTAATCCAAAGAAACAACGCGAGAAGACAGAAAATATGAGAAGATGACGACACTACATAGGAGAGAATAAGCCACATGAGAGAAAATATAAAGAGGAGGAAATGTATCATGTGGCTTGTCGTGGGCACCAGCTGCCGATTACTCACTGTGAAAGAGGTGAAAAAGCAACTACATTGTTCTTCTCTTGTGTGTATGGCTCTCACATTTGtttgaaattaattatagatgcctaattgtgtctttttatttgacttttttttattactggaCAGTTTGGCTCAGTTTAGTTTGTAAGAATATTTTGATTACAAgtgttaaagaaaaagaaaaggaattaATACAAAAAAGGTCGGATGGCTATTTATGCCATGTTAAGCCTAAGGTTCTAACTGgtaatcataaaaaaaatataaagaaatgaACGAAAAggaataaaacaagaaaaaaatatattcttctctTAAGATAACGAATAATTGTACTCTATTATTCCTTAAATTTTAATGAATGTTAAGAGATCATAGGGAACAAATATTCtttgtaaataatgtaaattgtAAAAAGTGATAATGAATTCATTATTTCTACTCATTTTTTAGTCATCTTTTATAGCCTAaaagcatctccaaccccactatAAAATGGAGTGGAAAATGCAGTcatcaacaaacaaaaaatgcattattcttttattttttcgtgACTGCAATTCTACTCTattttgcagtttttttttgaagtggGGTTAGAAatgttgtaagaaaaaaaagtgattGCTGTATGGCACAATCAACACATGGAAACAATCCAGTTAGTATTAAAGTTAATATATCGCATATTTACTAATAAAACCACACTTCTTATCTAATAACAAAGCACATGAGGAAGAAGCATGAGTTCAGAGTTATGACCTTTTTCTCAATTCTCACCACAAGTTACTACCACATGAACATGCGTTTTctagattttttagttttagtttttaatgtaaaatatcgTAATCTTTGACCCAACGCAACCAGAATTGTTCATTTTAACCCAACAAATTGTATTGTTTTTGACTATTTGTGTATTACATTGCAGACTAGACTCTTCAATAGTTTTCATACAGCGATTAAAACGTAGATCTAATTATTGTATATAGTACGTAAAATTAAATGCAAGAAGtcatctcttctctttctcactCTTTTCTTTTGGATAAGATGGTCAGTAAAACTCTTAATCAGGTAACATCATGAAAGTCacttttgaattaaatttaatttcgtCCTATTGTTTTGGgataatatttatttcttgtaataaattttttaaaaatttaccggaaaaaactcaaaaataaataatttgacaTATAATCAGTCTTTTCCAATAAATTGTTTTGTCTTATTGTATGAATATGAATCCGACTCTGTCAATGATTTGGCAGGTCTCAGTAGAAAATAGTACCAAAGGCTTATGTTGTAATGCAATCTATTGCTATATTTAATTCATTTAAGAAGCATTAAGAGACGATACTGTAGTACACTTTTGGAGTTTTCTGAATCCTCTGACTCGTCGGAAGGGTCTTGTACTCTTTCAAGCTTTCTACATATACATGACTTGTCTTTCCCTTTCACTTGCCAGCAAAGAGAAATGGTTTAATGTTGTTTGTGCTGATCTCTTTTTCGCATTCTTACATATATTATCACTTggctcaaaaacaaaaaaaatattttaagaggCTAGAAAATTTGCATTAATAGTAGAAGAAGACTTTCTTTCTTGGCTCTACTTGTGTAATATTATTTGGTGATTTGATCTAtatttgtctctctctctttatcaaTCTAGTAGCAGAAAGGCTCCTGCTATGAGGCTAGAAGGGGAAGATGAGTTTCAAGAGGAAGATGTGTGGTCAGTTTTGAGAGAAGCAAAAACTCCAGGTCATGAAATTAAAGTACCCAAAAGTCATTTTACTTCACCATCTTCACCTACTTCTTTTACATCTTCACCGTGGAACATTCATAGAAGCAAGGAGGTCTCAGGGGAAAAACAGTCATCTGCACCTATGAATGTTCCTGATTGGTCCAAGGTTTATGGTAACGCAAAGAGCAAGGAGAGGACTATTCATAATTT
This genomic stretch from Brassica napus cultivar Da-Ae chromosome C9, Da-Ae, whole genome shotgun sequence harbors:
- the LOC125592831 gene encoding uncharacterized protein LOC125592831 isoform X2: MTCLSLSLASKEKCSRKAPAMRLEGEDEFQEEDVWSVLREAKTPGHEIKVPKSHFTSPSSPTSFTSSPWNIHRSKEVSGEKQSSAPMNVPDWSKVYGNAKSKERTIHNLHSRDEDDDDGCMVPPHEWVARKLAKTQISSFSMCEGVGRTLKGRDLSKMRNAVLTKTGFLE
- the LOC125592831 gene encoding uncharacterized protein LOC125592831 isoform X1; amino-acid sequence: MTCLSLSLASKEKCSRKAPAMRLEGEDEFQEEDVWSVLREAKTPGHEIKVPKSHFTSPSSPTSFTSSPWNIHRSKEVSGEKQSSAPMNVPDWSKVYGNAKSKERTIHNLHSRDEDDDDGCMVPPHEWVARKLAKTQISSFSMCEGVGRTLKGRDLSKMRNAVLTKTGFLEHGLEDRRGSDPV